In Ascaphus truei isolate aAscTru1 chromosome 5, aAscTru1.hap1, whole genome shotgun sequence, one genomic interval encodes:
- the KCTD9 gene encoding BTB/POZ domain-containing protein KCTD9 → MSGLSVAEPSMRRVTLFVNGSARHGKVVAVYGSLSDLLALASTKLGIRAMSVYNEKGGLIDDLALIRDDDILYVCEGEPFIDPQTDFRTPEEVTAGHTDWLTLNVGGRYFTTTRSTLVSKEPDSMLSHMFSDRDAWGNRRDHRGAFLIDRSPEYFEPILNYLRHGQLIVNDGVNLLGVLEEAKFFGIDSLIEHLELAIKNSQPAEDHSPISRKEFVRFLLATPTKSELRCQGLNFSGADLSRLDLRYINFKMANLSRCNLTHANLCGANLERADLSGSVLDGANLEGVKMLCSNAEGASLKGCNFEDPSGLKANLEGANLKGVDMEGSQMTGINLRVATLKNAKLKNCNLRGATLAGTDLENCDLSGCDLQEANLRGSNVKGAIFEEMLTPLHMSQSVR, encoded by the exons ATGAGTGGCCTCTCGGTGGCGGAACCCAGCATGAGGAGGGTCACCCTGTTTGTCAACGGCAGCGCCCGACATGggaag gTGGTCGCAGTGTACGGGTCACTCTCTGACCTCCTGGCTCTGGCCAGCACTAAATTGGGCATAAGAGCGATGAGTGTGTATAACGAGAAGGGCGGACTGATAGATGATCTCGCTCTCATCAG AGATGATGACATCCTGTACGTGTGTGAGGGGGAACCTTTCATAG acccacagactgATTTCAGGACCCCCGAGGAGGTTACAGCAGGTCACACAGACTGGCTGACGCTGAACGTTGGGGGCAGATACTTCACCACCACACG gAGTACACTTGTCAGCAAGGAGCCAGACAGCATGCTGTCTCACatgttcagtgacagag ATGcctggggtaataggagggatcACAGAGGCGCTTTCCTGATTGACCGCAGCCCGGAGTACTTTGAGCCAATATTAAACTACCTGCGTCATGGGCAGCTGATCGTGAATGATGGAGTGAACCTGCTGG GGGTTCTGGAGGAAGCCAAATTCTTCGGCATCGACTCCTTAATTGAACACCTGGAGCTGGCGATAAAG AACTCGCAGCCTGCGGAAGATCACTCCCCAATCTCTCGGAAGGAGTTTGTACGGTTCCTCCTTGCCACTCCGACCAAGTCTGAACTGCGCTGCCAA GGCTTAAATTTCAGCGGTGCTGATCTCTCCCGCCTGGACTTGCGATATATAAACTTCAAGATGGCAAATCTGAGCCGCTGTAATCTGACGCACGCTAACCTGTGCGGTGCCAACCTGGAGCGAGCAGACCTATCGGGATCTGTGCTGGAC GGAGCAAATCTGGAGGGTGTGAAGATGCTTTGCTCTAATGCAGAGGGGGCATCCCTGAAAGGCTGCAACTTTGAGGACCCATCTGGCCTGAAAGCAAATTTAGAAG GTGCAAATTTGAAGGGTGTGGATATGGAGGGCAGTCAGATGACCGGCATAAACCTGCGAGTAGCTACCCTAAAAAACGCCAAGCTGAAAAACTGCAACCTGCGCGGAGCTACACTGGCAGGAACTGACCTTGAG AACTGTGACCTCTCAGGGTGTGACCTACAGGAAGCAAATCTCCGCGGCTCCAATGTGAAAGGCGCCATATTTGAGGAAATGCTCACTCCGTTACACATGTCCCAGAGCGTTAGATAA